One Halovivax ruber XH-70 genomic region harbors:
- a CDS encoding putative manganese transporter produces MADPLSILLASLRDGYVQVSVFVAVTVLAFGFVQYRTDGALLRAIEDNERLQPLIGGLLGLTPGCGGAIVVMPLYVRGSVSFGTVVATLGATAGDSAFVILALAPEAALYAYAIALVASVATGYLVDTAGLGVTRVDAAVSRLAPGTTATDGGTVVNNRVGPNPTHDYPTCSPTHSHEAGPDRTSRILTPLSHAAHVAWWIAAVGGLILGTIYLLRGGPEIALSVGVDFAGAFTVFGLVGGVLSLYLYAIGRHYVGEGEIARARDSFGSIYDTLTHAAMETSFVTVWVIVALAGYEYVVVLSGLDVAAVAATAGVLAPIGGVAVGLIPGCGPQILLAGVYAEGALPFSALAANAIAQDGDALFPLLAIDPKAAVVATIYNALPALVVGVALFFLWEPVFGMPEFGFGVA; encoded by the coding sequence GTGGCTGATCCGCTCTCGATTCTGCTCGCGTCGCTGCGGGACGGCTACGTCCAGGTGAGCGTCTTCGTCGCGGTGACGGTGCTCGCGTTCGGATTCGTCCAGTATCGAACCGACGGCGCACTGCTCCGCGCCATCGAGGACAACGAGCGTCTCCAGCCGCTCATCGGCGGCCTCCTTGGCCTCACGCCCGGTTGCGGTGGTGCGATCGTCGTCATGCCGCTGTACGTCCGTGGGTCGGTCAGCTTCGGCACCGTCGTGGCCACGTTGGGTGCGACGGCCGGTGACTCGGCGTTCGTCATCCTCGCGCTGGCTCCAGAGGCCGCCCTCTACGCCTACGCCATCGCACTCGTCGCCTCGGTGGCGACGGGATATCTCGTCGACACTGCGGGACTCGGCGTCACACGCGTCGACGCGGCCGTCTCGCGCCTCGCGCCCGGGACGACCGCCACCGACGGCGGTACCGTCGTGAACAACCGGGTCGGGCCGAACCCCACCCACGATTATCCGACCTGTTCACCGACCCACTCTCACGAGGCCGGCCCCGATCGCACGTCGCGGATTCTCACACCGCTGTCGCACGCCGCGCACGTCGCCTGGTGGATCGCGGCCGTCGGTGGCCTCATTCTCGGCACCATCTACCTCCTTCGCGGCGGCCCCGAGATTGCGCTGTCGGTCGGTGTCGACTTCGCCGGCGCGTTCACCGTCTTCGGCCTCGTGGGCGGCGTCCTCTCGCTGTACCTCTACGCGATCGGGCGCCACTACGTCGGTGAGGGCGAGATCGCCCGCGCCCGCGACTCGTTTGGCTCCATCTACGACACGCTGACCCACGCAGCGATGGAGACGAGCTTCGTCACCGTCTGGGTGATCGTCGCACTGGCCGGGTACGAGTACGTGGTGGTCCTCTCCGGGCTGGACGTCGCCGCGGTCGCCGCGACGGCGGGCGTGCTCGCCCCGATCGGCGGCGTCGCGGTCGGCCTGATCCCCGGCTGCGGCCCCCAGATCCTGCTCGCCGGCGTCTACGCAGAGGGTGCGCTGCCATTCTCCGCCCTCGCGGCCAACGCCATCGCCCAGGACGGTGACGCCCTGTTCCCGCTGCTCGCGATCGACCCGAAGGCCGCCGTCGTGGCGACGATCTACAACGCGCTCCCGGCGCTCGTCGTCGGCGTGGCGCTGTTCTTCCTCTGGGAACCCGTCTTCGGCATGCCGGAGTTCGGCTTCGGGGTTGCGTGA
- the uvrB gene encoding excinuclease ABC subunit UvrB, with translation MSETHSGPLQPDRPDADAPFRVDAPFDPAGDQPEAIDQLVEGFESGAEKQTLLGVTGSGKTNTVSWAVEQLEQPTLIIAHNKTLAAQLYEEFRNLFPNNAVEYFVSYYDYYQPEAYVEQTDTYIDKDASINDEIDRLRHSATRSLLTRDDVIVIASVSAIYGLGDPQNYENMAMRLEVGDEMGRDDLLKGLVDLNYERNDVDFTQGTFRVRGDTLEIFPMYGRYAVRVELWGDEIDRMIKVDPLEGEAKGEQEAVLVHPAEHYSIPETRLERAMDEIRDDLDSRISYFERQGDLVAAQRIEERTTFDLEMMAETGYCSGIENYSVHLSERESGDAPHTLLDYFPDDFLTVIDESHQTIPQIKGQYAGDKSRKDSLVENGFRLPTAYDNRPLTFEEFEEKTDRTLYVSATPSDYEREHSDQIVEQIVRPTHLVDPLVEVADATGQVDDLMDRIDDRIDRGERTLVTTLTKRMAEDLTEYLEEAGVDVAYMHDETDTLERHEIIRSLRLGEIDVLVGINLLREGLDIPEVSLVAILDADQEGFLRSETTLVQTMGRAARNVNGEVVLYADEPSNAMESAIEETQRRREIQQEYNEEHGFEPTTIEKEVGETNLPGSKTDTTTVSGRELSDDEEAARYVEELEDRMDEAASNLEFELAADIRDRILEVREEFGLAGHGDDEEGIAPPAEEF, from the coding sequence ATGAGCGAGACGCACTCGGGACCCCTCCAGCCCGACCGACCGGACGCCGACGCGCCGTTCCGGGTCGACGCCCCGTTCGACCCCGCGGGCGACCAGCCGGAAGCCATCGACCAGCTGGTCGAGGGGTTCGAGTCGGGCGCGGAGAAACAGACCCTGCTCGGCGTGACCGGGTCTGGCAAGACCAACACGGTCTCCTGGGCGGTCGAACAGTTAGAACAGCCCACCCTGATCATCGCCCACAACAAGACCCTCGCCGCCCAGCTCTACGAGGAGTTCCGGAATCTCTTTCCAAACAACGCCGTCGAGTACTTCGTCTCGTACTACGACTACTACCAGCCCGAGGCCTACGTCGAGCAGACCGACACCTACATCGACAAGGACGCCTCGATCAACGACGAGATCGACCGGCTGCGCCACTCCGCGACGCGCTCGCTGCTGACCCGCGACGACGTCATCGTGATCGCCTCCGTCTCGGCCATCTACGGCCTCGGTGATCCGCAGAACTACGAGAACATGGCGATGCGGCTGGAGGTCGGCGACGAGATGGGCCGCGACGACCTCCTGAAGGGGCTGGTCGACCTGAACTACGAGCGCAACGACGTCGATTTCACGCAGGGCACGTTCCGCGTCCGGGGCGACACCCTCGAAATCTTCCCGATGTACGGCCGCTACGCCGTCCGCGTCGAACTCTGGGGCGACGAGATCGACCGCATGATCAAGGTGGATCCGCTTGAGGGCGAGGCGAAGGGTGAACAAGAGGCCGTCCTCGTCCACCCGGCGGAGCACTACTCCATCCCCGAGACCCGCCTGGAGCGGGCGATGGACGAGATCCGGGACGATCTGGACTCGCGCATCTCGTACTTCGAGCGCCAGGGCGACCTCGTCGCCGCCCAGCGCATCGAGGAACGCACCACGTTCGATCTGGAGATGATGGCGGAGACGGGTTACTGCTCGGGCATCGAGAACTACTCCGTTCACCTCTCGGAACGCGAATCCGGCGACGCACCCCACACCCTGCTCGACTACTTCCCCGACGACTTCCTCACCGTCATCGACGAGTCCCACCAGACGATCCCGCAGATCAAGGGCCAGTACGCCGGCGACAAGTCCCGCAAGGACTCCCTCGTCGAGAACGGTTTCCGTCTCCCGACGGCCTACGACAACCGCCCGCTCACCTTCGAGGAGTTCGAGGAAAAGACCGACCGTACCCTGTACGTCTCCGCGACGCCGAGCGATTACGAGCGCGAACACTCCGATCAGATCGTCGAGCAGATCGTTCGCCCGACCCACCTGGTCGACCCGCTAGTCGAGGTCGCCGACGCCACCGGCCAGGTCGACGACCTGATGGACCGCATCGACGACCGCATCGACAGGGGCGAGCGGACCCTCGTCACGACGCTCACCAAACGCATGGCGGAGGACCTCACCGAGTATCTGGAGGAAGCCGGCGTCGACGTCGCCTACATGCACGACGAGACAGACACCTTAGAGCGCCACGAGATCATCCGCTCCCTGCGCCTGGGCGAGATCGACGTCCTCGTCGGCATCAACCTCCTCCGTGAAGGGCTGGACATCCCGGAAGTCTCCCTCGTGGCGATCCTGGACGCCGATCAAGAGGGTTTCCTCCGCAGCGAGACGACCCTCGTCCAGACGATGGGCCGGGCCGCCCGGAACGTCAACGGCGAGGTCGTCCTCTACGCAGACGAACCCTCGAACGCCATGGAGTCGGCGATCGAGGAGACCCAGCGCCGCCGTGAGATCCAGCAGGAGTACAACGAGGAACACGGCTTCGAGCCCACGACGATCGAGAAGGAGGTCGGCGAGACCAACCTCCCCGGCAGCAAGACGGACACGACGACGGTCTCCGGCCGCGAACTCTCGGACGACGAGGAGGCCGCCCGCTACGTCGAAGAGCTGGAAGACCGGATGGACGAGGCCGCCAGCAACCTGGAGTTCGAACTGGCCGCAGACATCCGCGACCGCATCCTCGAGGTCCGCGAAGAGTTCGGCCTGGCGGGCCACGGCGACGACGAGGAAGGCATCGCCCCACCGGCCGAGGAGTTCTGA